A portion of the Pseudomonas protegens CHA0 genome contains these proteins:
- a CDS encoding glycosyltransferase, with translation MAKILFWLCLLLPFYAWVGYPLLLALLSLFVRPRPVQEGAPLSVSVIIAAHNEGPHIEHKLRTLLQQDYPATDLQIILASDGSSDDTVATALGVRDSRIVVLDLPRVGKAGALNAAVELARNDILVFTDADNQWSHDTLGKLLAPLSDPQVGACGGHMIIPDPGHNLSLGDSLYRHYEAWLRQAENRTGCMVSADGALLALRRELFQRVPAEVNDDFFISTCAPVAGKRIVYVEEAQVLDQGVDEAGKQYRRRLRVTVGGLQSLAQRRELMNPLRHGAYAIALISHKLIRRLAPVLLLPLLVSSLLLWNAGAFYSLALLAQVLGYGAGIMGLLDRRGRLPKVFRLAGFVLVTMAGMSMGLWQFLRGQRYALWNPQQNR, from the coding sequence GTGGCTAAAATACTTTTCTGGCTGTGCCTGCTACTGCCTTTCTATGCCTGGGTCGGCTACCCCCTGCTGCTGGCCCTGCTCAGCCTGTTCGTCAGGCCGCGGCCGGTGCAGGAAGGCGCGCCGCTGTCGGTCAGCGTGATCATCGCCGCGCACAACGAAGGCCCGCACATCGAGCACAAGCTGCGCACCCTGTTGCAGCAGGACTACCCGGCCACCGACCTGCAGATCATCCTCGCCAGCGACGGTTCCAGCGACGACACCGTGGCCACGGCCCTGGGCGTGCGCGACTCACGGATCGTGGTCCTGGACCTGCCTCGGGTGGGCAAGGCCGGGGCGCTGAACGCCGCGGTGGAACTGGCGCGCAACGATATCCTGGTGTTCACCGACGCCGATAACCAGTGGTCCCACGACACCCTGGGCAAGCTGCTGGCGCCCTTGTCCGACCCGCAGGTAGGGGCCTGTGGCGGGCACATGATCATCCCCGACCCCGGGCACAACCTGAGCCTGGGAGACAGCCTGTACCGGCACTACGAGGCCTGGTTGCGCCAGGCGGAAAACCGCACCGGCTGCATGGTCTCCGCCGACGGCGCGCTGCTGGCCCTGCGCCGCGAACTGTTCCAGCGGGTTCCGGCCGAGGTCAACGATGACTTCTTCATCAGCACCTGCGCCCCGGTGGCCGGCAAGCGGATCGTCTATGTCGAGGAGGCCCAGGTGCTGGACCAGGGCGTGGACGAAGCCGGCAAGCAGTACCGGCGGCGCCTGCGGGTCACCGTCGGCGGCCTGCAGAGCCTGGCCCAGCGCCGCGAGCTGATGAACCCACTGCGCCACGGCGCCTACGCCATCGCCCTGATCAGCCACAAGCTGATCCGCCGCCTGGCCCCGGTGCTGTTGCTGCCGCTGCTGGTCAGCAGCCTGCTGCTGTGGAATGCCGGCGCCTTCTACAGCCTGGCCCTGCTGGCCCAGGTGCTGGGTTACGGCGCGGGGATCATGGGCCTGCTGGACCGCCGCGGGCGCCTGCCCAAGGTGTTTCGCCTGGCCGGTTTCGTGCTGGTGACAATGGCCGGCATGAGCATGGGCCTCTGGCAATTTCTCCGCGGGCAGCGCTATGCCCTGTGGAACCCACAACAGAACCGCTGA
- a CDS encoding NAD-dependent epimerase encodes MNILITGAAGFIGAHTALRLLKDGHQVTGLDNFNDYYDPQLKRDRVRWVERQVGHFPLQRLDLADSEGLERLFAEVRPQVVINLAAQAGVRYSLENPKAYLDSNLSGFLNLLEMCRRYPVQHLIYASSSSVYGANQQTPYKVSDNVDHPLSLYAASKKANELMAHSYSHLFGVPATGLRFFTVYGPWGRPDMSPILFADAISQGRPLKLFNYGMHQRDFTYIDDIVESLVRLLGKPPVRDPLWDREQPDPSTSMAPWRLFNIGGQRPVELKDYVATLEKLLGHKAQVEYLPLQPGDVLNTCADVSALENLTGFGPQVPLEEGLREFVQWYLSYYPGAAS; translated from the coding sequence CTGGATAATTTCAACGACTACTACGACCCCCAGCTAAAGCGCGACCGGGTGCGCTGGGTGGAACGCCAGGTAGGGCACTTTCCCCTGCAGCGCCTGGACCTGGCCGACAGCGAGGGCCTGGAACGGCTGTTCGCCGAAGTACGGCCCCAGGTGGTGATCAACCTCGCCGCCCAGGCCGGGGTGCGCTATTCCCTGGAAAACCCCAAGGCCTACCTGGACAGCAACCTCAGCGGTTTCCTCAACCTGCTGGAGATGTGCCGGCGCTACCCGGTGCAACACCTGATCTACGCCTCGTCCAGTTCGGTGTACGGGGCCAACCAGCAGACCCCGTACAAGGTCAGTGACAACGTCGACCACCCGCTGTCGCTGTATGCGGCCAGCAAGAAAGCCAACGAGCTGATGGCCCACAGCTACAGCCACCTGTTCGGCGTGCCCGCCACCGGCCTGCGCTTCTTCACGGTGTACGGCCCCTGGGGCCGGCCGGACATGTCGCCGATCCTGTTCGCCGACGCCATCAGCCAGGGCCGGCCGCTGAAACTGTTCAACTACGGCATGCACCAGCGCGACTTCACCTACATCGACGACATCGTCGAATCCCTGGTGCGCTTGCTGGGCAAGCCGCCAGTGCGCGATCCGCTGTGGGACCGGGAACAGCCGGACCCGTCCACCAGCATGGCGCCCTGGCGCCTGTTCAACATCGGCGGCCAGCGCCCGGTGGAGCTCAAGGACTACGTGGCGACCCTGGAAAAACTCCTCGGCCACAAGGCCCAGGTGGAATACCTGCCGCTGCAGCCCGGCGATGTGCTCAACACCTGCGCGGATGTCAGCGCCCTGGAAAACCTCACCGGTTTCGGCCCCCAGGTGCCCCTGGAGGAAGGCCTGCGCGAGTTCGTCCAGTGGTACCTGAGCTACTACCCGGGCGCGGCGTCCTGA
- a CDS encoding O-antigen ligase family protein: MIAAPFLGLLLGLAALLLLASPWPFLAPLVVVGLFGLALLYRRPGWGLLGICALVPFEGLFKDSAFSGAKLLGASLILIMLFKLLLRQIPDTRLRSNLWRALGPFLLCLLLSMLYSENLLVSLDSLRELAVGLVLFFVTLLIAREVNLLMLCRLLAVSVAITCVIALVSAKYQVGGRAIGLLQDANYFALLIAMAVPPAIFLALRSPHWPVRLFWVGISLTLMAGMTKTDSRSGLLVVLFTIAIGVWHYRDRLKGLRPKHLGFAMFAVAIVIPLGIAVLPAEYVARIQSLSMLKSGAHSADTSLGRRTSYLVVGGQMIRQNPLLGSGLGTFPIHYAQTGFASSFSENMNEPDLFRRAHNTYLELFSELGIPGGLSFVALMLMGLRNFERARQGFLARGQREQADIATHLGLSLLAMAVFLLFLSAPNHKYLWIFLALSSVLRLQAEDAPVPRPAPA; the protein is encoded by the coding sequence ATGATCGCCGCTCCGTTCCTGGGTTTGCTGCTGGGCCTGGCCGCACTGTTGCTGCTGGCCAGCCCCTGGCCGTTTCTTGCGCCGCTGGTGGTGGTTGGGCTGTTCGGCCTGGCGCTGCTGTACCGGCGCCCGGGCTGGGGCCTGCTGGGGATCTGCGCCCTGGTGCCCTTCGAAGGCCTGTTCAAGGACAGCGCGTTCTCCGGGGCCAAGCTGCTGGGCGCCTCGCTGATCCTGATCATGCTGTTCAAGCTGTTGCTGCGGCAGATCCCCGACACCCGCCTGCGCAGCAACCTGTGGCGGGCCCTGGGGCCATTTCTGCTGTGCCTGCTGCTGAGCATGCTGTACAGCGAGAACCTGCTGGTGTCGCTGGACAGCCTGCGGGAGCTGGCAGTGGGCCTGGTGCTGTTCTTCGTCACCCTGCTGATTGCCCGGGAAGTCAACCTGCTGATGCTCTGCCGCCTGCTGGCGGTGAGCGTGGCCATCACCTGTGTGATCGCCCTGGTATCGGCCAAGTACCAGGTGGGCGGCCGGGCCATCGGCCTGTTGCAGGATGCCAACTACTTCGCCCTGCTGATCGCCATGGCGGTGCCGCCGGCGATCTTCCTCGCCCTGCGTTCGCCCCATTGGCCGGTGCGGCTGTTCTGGGTCGGCATCAGCCTGACCCTGATGGCCGGGATGACCAAGACCGACTCGCGCTCGGGCCTGCTGGTGGTGCTGTTCACCATTGCCATCGGCGTCTGGCACTACCGCGACCGGCTCAAGGGCCTGCGGCCCAAGCACCTGGGCTTCGCCATGTTCGCCGTGGCCATCGTCATTCCCCTGGGCATTGCCGTGCTGCCGGCGGAGTACGTGGCGCGGATCCAGTCCCTGAGCATGCTCAAGTCCGGCGCGCACTCGGCGGACACCTCCCTGGGCCGGCGCACCTCCTACCTGGTGGTGGGCGGCCAGATGATCCGCCAGAACCCGCTGCTGGGCTCGGGCCTGGGGACCTTCCCGATCCACTACGCGCAGACCGGCTTTGCCAGCAGCTTCTCGGAAAACATGAACGAGCCGGACCTGTTCCGCCGGGCCCACAACACCTACCTGGAGCTGTTCAGCGAGCTGGGCATTCCCGGCGGCCTGAGCTTCGTGGCGCTGATGCTGATGGGCCTGCGCAACTTCGAACGGGCGCGCCAGGGCTTTCTTGCCCGGGGCCAGCGCGAACAGGCCGATATCGCCACCCACCTGGGCCTGAGCCTGTTGGCCATGGCGGTGTTCCTGCTGTTTCTCAGCGCGCCGAACCACAAGTACCTGTGGATCTTCCTCGCCCTGTCCAGCGTCCTGCGCCTGCAGGCAGAAGACGCTCCCGTACCGCGCCCGGCCCCGGCCTGA
- a CDS encoding glycosyltransferase family 4 protein, translating into MAAQPIVHLIHSGGFYGAERMLLDHCLGTPGQHRVVFINAPDALLQRFAEAGVASHNCHCLQELLAHLRQQPGLLNAHNFKAQVFAWVCARRLRLPLVMTQHGFTPRSLKQKFYTWLSLRLCRSRRVRRVACVAQSIALLHLEAGVAEGKLRVIPNGLPEPALELPASLDGPPLREPEVRRDEMEPLVGFVGRLSAEKGPDLFLDALIDLCQQRPALKAVLLGDGEQNQALRERINEAGLATRILLPGYQNDMQPWLKRLNVLVLSSRTEGTPMILLEAMQAGTPVVAFAVGGIPDVLQHRHNGLLAKPLDSAGLGRCIGQLLDDPVLAGELAKAAQVTQRKHYHLPTLARRWDELYRVARESSRV; encoded by the coding sequence ATGGCCGCGCAGCCTATCGTGCACCTGATCCACAGCGGCGGTTTCTACGGTGCCGAGCGCATGCTGCTGGATCATTGCCTGGGCACCCCGGGGCAGCATCGGGTGGTGTTCATCAATGCCCCCGATGCGCTGCTGCAGCGTTTCGCCGAGGCCGGCGTGGCGAGCCACAACTGCCACTGCCTGCAGGAACTGCTGGCGCACCTGCGACAACAGCCGGGGCTGCTCAACGCGCACAACTTCAAGGCCCAGGTGTTTGCCTGGGTCTGCGCCCGGCGCCTGCGCCTGCCCCTGGTCATGACCCAGCACGGCTTCACCCCGCGCAGCCTGAAACAGAAGTTCTACACCTGGCTCAGCCTGCGCCTGTGCCGCAGCCGCCGGGTGCGCCGGGTCGCCTGCGTGGCCCAGAGCATTGCCCTGCTGCACCTGGAGGCGGGGGTCGCCGAGGGCAAGCTGCGGGTGATCCCCAACGGCCTGCCGGAGCCGGCCCTGGAACTGCCGGCGAGCCTGGACGGGCCGCCGCTGCGCGAGCCCGAAGTACGCCGCGACGAAATGGAACCCTTGGTGGGTTTCGTCGGGCGCCTGAGCGCGGAAAAAGGCCCGGACCTGTTTCTCGATGCGCTGATCGACCTGTGCCAGCAGCGCCCTGCGCTCAAGGCCGTGCTGCTGGGCGATGGTGAACAGAACCAGGCCCTGCGCGAGCGCATCAACGAAGCCGGGTTGGCCACGCGCATCCTGCTGCCGGGCTATCAGAACGACATGCAGCCCTGGCTCAAGCGCCTGAATGTGCTGGTACTGAGTTCACGCACCGAAGGCACACCGATGATCCTGCTCGAAGCCATGCAGGCCGGCACCCCGGTGGTGGCCTTTGCCGTGGGCGGGATTCCCGATGTGCTGCAGCACCGGCACAACGGCCTGCTGGCCAAGCCCCTGGACAGTGCCGGGCTGGGGCGCTGCATCGGCCAGTTGCTGGACGACCCGGTACTGGCCGGGGAGCTGGCCAAGGCCGCCCAGGTCACCCAGCGCAAGCACTATCACTTGCCCACCCTGGCTCGCCGCTGGGATGAGCTGTACCGCGTCGCCAGAGAGAGCTCCCGAGTATGA
- a CDS encoding glycosyltransferase, with the protein MQRISVIVPMYNEARHITRTLDSVLRAARAATLDCELIVVDNGSTDQGPQRARELGARVLLCPGIGIGALRNRGAAVATGDSLAFLDADIEVPGNWLQLWQQAHAEQRAEVFALDCAAPASAPWFARAWQRRSLAGDPQPRLLPWMPTPNLCLQRAWFERVGGFNEQLRTGEDKDFGLRLHAAGARQLSLPQPQVLHWGYEASWAEWAGKERWRQGSHVQLLKGSGFSLRLLRFPLLCLACALLSLVALLCLLAGLPGAAGLCLLLGALAPLALAVRQGLRQRDPLFVLQLWLLHWVRLHLGALALVQALFNRSAERPDRG; encoded by the coding sequence ATGCAAAGGATCAGCGTGATCGTGCCCATGTACAACGAGGCGCGTCACATCACCCGCACCCTGGACAGCGTGCTGCGCGCCGCCCGGGCGGCGACCCTGGACTGCGAACTGATAGTGGTGGACAACGGCTCCACCGATCAGGGGCCGCAACGGGCCCGGGAGCTGGGCGCGCGGGTGCTGCTGTGCCCGGGCATCGGCATCGGCGCCCTGCGCAACCGCGGTGCGGCGGTGGCCACCGGCGATAGCCTGGCGTTCCTCGACGCCGACATCGAAGTGCCCGGCAATTGGCTGCAGCTCTGGCAGCAGGCCCATGCCGAGCAGCGTGCCGAGGTCTTCGCCCTGGACTGCGCGGCACCCGCCAGCGCCCCCTGGTTCGCCCGGGCCTGGCAGCGCCGCAGCCTGGCCGGCGACCCGCAACCCCGGCTACTGCCGTGGATGCCCACCCCCAACCTGTGCCTGCAGCGGGCCTGGTTCGAACGGGTCGGCGGCTTCAACGAACAGCTGCGCACCGGCGAGGACAAGGATTTCGGCCTGCGCCTGCACGCTGCCGGCGCCCGCCAGTTGAGTCTGCCCCAGCCCCAGGTGCTGCATTGGGGCTACGAGGCCAGCTGGGCCGAATGGGCCGGCAAGGAACGCTGGCGCCAGGGCAGCCACGTGCAATTGCTCAAGGGCAGCGGCTTCAGCCTGCGCCTGTTGCGCTTTCCCCTGTTGTGCCTGGCCTGCGCCCTGCTCAGCCTCGTGGCGTTGCTGTGCCTGCTCGCGGGCCTGCCCGGCGCCGCGGGCCTGTGCCTGCTGCTGGGGGCGCTGGCGCCCCTGGCCCTGGCCGTGCGCCAGGGCCTGCGCCAACGCGACCCGCTGTTCGTCCTGCAACTCTGGCTGCTGCACTGGGTGCGCCTGCACCTGGGCGCCCTGGCCCTGGTGCAGGCCCTGTTCAACCGTTCTGCCGAGAGACCTGACCGTGGCTAA
- a CDS encoding sugar transferase has protein sequence MDRPLSSPATEVPAPLHIDRRNDPFRRKVQAAIDLQQHGWITGRDGGRPWTLSRSKRLTSALLAAVLLVLLSPVLLVVALLIKLTSPGPVFFVQLRTGFRGRRFGMYKFRTMVVNAEALKDSVRHLNKHGADSVDFKIDRDPRITGIGGFLRRTSLDELPNLINVVLGQMRIVGPRPTSFHAQTYKEHHLGRLSIYPGITGLWQVSGRSDVDFDGRVTLDMTYIFQQSPWLDLKILIKTPFKVLNGHGAS, from the coding sequence ATGGATAGACCTCTCTCATCGCCCGCAACCGAGGTGCCCGCCCCGCTGCACATCGACCGGCGCAACGACCCGTTCCGGCGCAAGGTCCAGGCCGCCATCGACCTGCAACAGCACGGCTGGATCACCGGCCGCGACGGCGGGCGGCCCTGGACCCTGTCGCGCAGCAAGCGCCTGACCTCGGCGCTTTTGGCCGCGGTGCTGCTGGTGCTGCTGTCGCCGGTGCTGCTGGTCGTGGCCTTGCTGATCAAGCTCACCAGCCCCGGCCCGGTGTTCTTCGTGCAGTTGCGCACCGGTTTTCGCGGCCGGCGCTTCGGCATGTACAAGTTCCGCACCATGGTGGTCAACGCCGAGGCCCTGAAGGATTCGGTGCGCCACCTGAACAAGCACGGCGCCGACTCGGTGGATTTCAAGATCGACCGCGACCCGCGGATCACTGGAATCGGCGGTTTCCTGCGCCGTACCAGCCTCGACGAGCTGCCCAACCTGATCAACGTGGTGCTCGGCCAGATGCGCATCGTCGGCCCGCGCCCCACCTCGTTCCATGCCCAGACCTACAAGGAACACCACCTCGGCCGCCTGAGCATCTACCCGGGGATCACCGGCCTGTGGCAGGTATCCGGGCGCAGCGACGTGGATTTCGACGGCCGCGTGACCCTCGACATGACCTACATCTTCCAGCAGAGCCCCTGGCTCGACCTGAAGATCCTGATCAAAACCCCTTTCAAGGTCCTCAATGGCCACGGAGCAAGTTGA
- a CDS encoding polysaccharide biosynthesis/export family protein, which yields MNKPRLSLLSLSLLLALGGCVNREPQQMPVQILSAPADQAQLTEVVPIEQVLRPQDVLDVIFHIGTTSQQRYLVQPGDQVDVTFLTAPELGGSKLVLPDGSIDMPYVGNIQVAGLSAEQARQVLETQYAKVLKKPQINFSISHAMAQLDNLRTSLTNPATGLSREIVVGSDGRASFPLLGSLSLQGKSLSELQTLVNQRYAKEVGSVSVDVLLKTTASNEVFVMGEVGQPGAYPIRRPISVLEALTLAKGAGPTARLDSVVIMRRKGNQVEARVYDADAALDGKALQFAYLQPDDMLYVPKTRLAKAGALSKQLADVIMFQGVGFSFGYRVDNKETNNN from the coding sequence ATGAACAAGCCAAGACTTTCCCTGCTGAGCCTGTCACTGCTGCTGGCCCTGGGCGGCTGCGTCAATCGCGAGCCGCAGCAGATGCCGGTGCAGATCCTCAGCGCCCCGGCCGACCAGGCCCAGCTCACCGAGGTGGTGCCCATCGAGCAGGTGCTGCGGCCCCAGGACGTGCTGGACGTGATCTTCCATATCGGCACCACCAGCCAGCAGCGCTACCTCGTGCAGCCCGGAGACCAGGTGGATGTGACCTTCCTCACCGCTCCGGAACTGGGCGGCAGCAAACTGGTGCTGCCCGACGGCAGCATCGACATGCCCTACGTGGGCAACATCCAGGTCGCCGGGCTCTCCGCCGAACAGGCGCGCCAGGTCCTGGAAACCCAATACGCCAAGGTGCTGAAGAAGCCGCAGATCAACTTTTCGATCTCCCACGCCATGGCCCAGCTGGACAACCTGCGCACCAGCCTGACCAACCCGGCCACCGGGCTTAGCCGCGAGATCGTCGTGGGCTCCGACGGCCGCGCCAGTTTCCCGCTGCTGGGCAGCCTGTCGTTGCAGGGCAAGAGCCTCAGCGAGCTGCAGACCCTGGTCAACCAGCGCTATGCCAAGGAGGTGGGTTCGGTGAGCGTCGATGTGCTGCTCAAGACCACCGCCTCCAACGAGGTGTTCGTCATGGGCGAAGTCGGCCAGCCCGGAGCCTACCCGATCCGCCGGCCGATCTCGGTGCTTGAGGCCCTGACCCTGGCCAAGGGGGCCGGCCCCACTGCACGCCTGGATTCGGTGGTGATCATGCGGCGCAAGGGCAACCAGGTCGAAGCCCGGGTCTACGACGCCGACGCGGCGCTGGACGGCAAGGCCCTGCAATTCGCCTACCTGCAGCCCGACGACATGCTCTATGTGCCCAAGACCCGCCTGGCCAAGGCCGGCGCCCTGAGCAAGCAGCTGGCGGACGTGATCATGTTCCAGGGTGTCGGGTTCAGCTTCGGCTACCGCGTCGACAACAAAGAAACGAACAACAACTGA
- a CDS encoding CpsD/CapB family tyrosine-protein kinase — MAAATFASLKIQSPSESNLAVTVLDQELRVILLTAANRNSGVTSSSLSMANELARTSRGRVLVVDTSLSDSSLTRRLALDERPGFLDLALAETPPPLASCIESSDAVNFDFLPLGRRQQYSERLTPELLRELLQALAEEYRFVIIDGDPVYSSGDILTLATQVDGVVLVVRSEETRWEVAQAAAQRLIQAEAKLIGSVFNARKYYMPKWVYDRL; from the coding sequence ATGGCGGCAGCAACCTTTGCCAGTCTGAAGATCCAGAGCCCCAGCGAAAGCAACCTGGCGGTGACCGTACTCGACCAGGAACTGCGGGTCATCCTGCTGACCGCGGCCAACCGCAACAGCGGCGTCACCAGCAGCAGCCTGAGCATGGCCAACGAACTGGCGCGCACCAGCCGCGGCCGGGTGCTGGTGGTGGACACCAGCCTCTCGGACAGCAGCCTGACCCGGCGCCTGGCCCTGGATGAGCGGCCCGGCTTCCTCGACCTGGCACTGGCCGAAACCCCGCCGCCCCTGGCCTCGTGCATCGAGAGCAGCGACGCGGTGAATTTCGACTTCCTGCCCCTGGGCCGCCGCCAGCAGTACAGCGAGCGCCTGACCCCGGAACTGCTGCGCGAACTGCTGCAGGCCCTGGCCGAGGAATACCGCTTCGTGATCATCGACGGCGACCCGGTCTACAGCAGCGGCGACATCCTCACCCTGGCCACCCAGGTCGACGGCGTGGTGCTGGTGGTGCGCAGTGAGGAAACCCGCTGGGAAGTGGCCCAGGCCGCCGCCCAGCGCCTGATCCAGGCCGAGGCCAAGTTGATCGGCAGCGTGTTCAACGCCCGCAAGTACTACATGCCCAAGTGGGTTTATGACCGTCTCTGA
- a CDS encoding GumC family protein — MTKIENYLHEFLLVFFVNRRLIKRVFLGFAVIALLLPLVLKQSFEITAEVIVQSKKLSQTDANTVLAPDSDKFIPPSLADMETESNILRSPTLIRDTIDQLRREGQFGGSEGLLTRLIIKPIRNGLIDPLRNHVINPVRGFFGLAVDPVRDTSLDAFTDQAVKDLKIGTLPGSNVISIVYASPNAAEGTRFVERLLANYLKNRQDLQSNELPEAFYEQKKAQYQSRLDDLEGKRQALLEAAHASDPKEEITFRLNAINTEEQSLNGYRDQALENQRRLDYLQKNLAAARKAGLTDYTFPFAFANTVDNVAYEDREIKQLGEQLTNLVSQYGTTADTYRADSVPMQQQREQIVRARAQFLKVVENRVRERSSDLQITQSVIAQKTARINDYKARVRDLQEVLSKLRQLDTEIDALHKAFFTYTQRYEESRGERLISGELSNARVLSQPYEPSEAAFPKPMLIIPLGLLTGLLLAIALGYVYEFFDHRFKHPAQVSDHLGLPVLMVLNAVEQPQVNPYPRWTWRWAWHWAKQ; from the coding sequence ATGACCAAGATCGAAAACTACCTGCACGAGTTCCTGCTCGTGTTCTTTGTCAATCGGCGCCTGATCAAACGGGTGTTCCTGGGTTTCGCGGTGATCGCCCTGCTGCTGCCCCTGGTGCTCAAGCAGAGCTTCGAGATCACTGCCGAAGTCATCGTGCAGTCCAAGAAACTCTCGCAGACCGACGCCAACACCGTGCTCGCCCCGGACTCCGACAAGTTCATCCCACCGTCGCTGGCGGACATGGAGACCGAGAGCAACATCCTGCGTTCACCCACGCTGATCCGCGACACCATCGACCAGTTGCGCCGCGAAGGCCAGTTCGGCGGCAGCGAGGGCCTGTTGACCCGGCTGATCATCAAGCCGATCCGCAATGGCCTGATCGACCCCCTGCGCAACCATGTGATCAATCCGGTGCGCGGTTTCTTCGGCCTGGCCGTGGACCCGGTGCGCGATACCAGCCTGGATGCCTTCACCGACCAGGCGGTCAAGGACCTGAAGATCGGCACCCTGCCCGGCTCCAACGTGATCTCCATCGTCTACGCCAGCCCCAACGCCGCCGAAGGCACGCGCTTTGTCGAGCGCCTGCTGGCCAACTACCTGAAGAACCGCCAGGACCTGCAATCCAACGAACTGCCCGAAGCCTTCTACGAACAGAAGAAGGCCCAGTACCAGTCGCGCCTGGATGACCTGGAAGGCAAGCGCCAGGCCCTGCTGGAAGCGGCCCACGCCTCCGACCCCAAGGAAGAGATCACCTTCCGCCTGAACGCCATCAACACCGAAGAGCAATCGCTCAACGGCTACCGCGACCAGGCCCTGGAGAACCAGCGCCGCCTGGATTACCTGCAGAAGAACCTGGCTGCCGCGCGCAAGGCCGGCCTCACCGACTACACCTTCCCCTTCGCCTTCGCCAACACCGTGGACAACGTTGCCTACGAAGACCGCGAGATCAAGCAACTGGGCGAACAGCTGACCAACCTGGTGAGCCAGTACGGCACCACCGCCGACACCTACCGCGCCGACAGCGTGCCCATGCAGCAGCAGCGCGAGCAGATCGTGCGGGCCCGGGCGCAGTTCCTCAAGGTGGTGGAAAACCGCGTGCGCGAGCGCAGCAGCGACTTGCAGATCACCCAGTCGGTGATCGCCCAGAAGACCGCGCGGATCAACGACTACAAGGCGCGGGTGCGCGACCTGCAAGAGGTCCTGAGCAAACTGCGCCAGCTGGACACTGAAATCGATGCCTTGCACAAAGCCTTCTTCACCTACACCCAGCGCTACGAAGAGAGCCGTGGCGAGCGCCTGATCAGTGGCGAGCTGTCCAACGCGCGGGTCCTGAGCCAGCCTTACGAACCCAGCGAAGCGGCGTTCCCCAAGCCGATGCTGATCATTCCCCTGGGCCTGCTCACCGGCCTGCTGCTGGCCATTGCCCTGGGCTATGTCTACGAGTTCTTCGACCATCGCTTCAAGCACCCGGCCCAGGTCAGTGATCACCTCGGCCTGCCGGTGCTGATGGTGCTCAACGCGGTCGAGCAGCCCCAGGTCAACCCGTACCCGCGCTGGACCTGGCGCTGGGCCTGGCATTGGGCCAAACAGTGA
- a CDS encoding polysaccharide deacetylase family protein yields MNLKLNLKRLLGSAYLHSVGRARLSEAGVVLMLHRVLADEQAARRPHRAPLCVGQRQFEHLLRWLRRHFDCVPLNHLLQYPGGDRPRLALTFDDGWRDNAEVAYPLLERYEVPASIFLSTDFIGSAQGFWWESIGETLWLRPASAAARPLLEQLQALQLAPAAELLQPGDSDARSRLLGRYLQRLKTLPGPTLQALADSCPNEHGPHSLDWAQVQRLERSALVRFGPHGASHAILTGLDEAALKADLQRSHQALQNHCQAPLGVYCYPNGDHNAQVRAAVAGLGYRYALGTRPGLIEASGNPLLALPRIDVSHASAARPGLLAWRLLQGARA; encoded by the coding sequence ATGAACCTCAAACTCAACCTCAAGCGCCTGCTGGGCAGCGCCTACTTGCACAGCGTCGGCCGCGCCCGCCTCAGCGAAGCCGGGGTGGTGCTGATGCTGCACCGGGTGCTGGCCGACGAGCAGGCCGCCCGCCGGCCGCACCGGGCGCCACTGTGTGTCGGCCAGCGCCAGTTCGAGCACCTGCTGCGCTGGCTGCGGCGGCATTTCGACTGTGTGCCGCTCAATCACCTGCTGCAATACCCCGGCGGTGACCGGCCGCGCCTGGCCCTGACCTTCGATGACGGCTGGCGCGACAACGCCGAGGTGGCCTACCCGCTGCTGGAGCGCTACGAGGTGCCGGCGAGCATCTTCCTCTCCACCGACTTCATCGGCAGCGCCCAGGGCTTCTGGTGGGAGTCCATCGGCGAAACGCTCTGGCTGCGGCCCGCAAGCGCCGCGGCCCGGCCGCTGCTGGAACAGTTGCAGGCGCTGCAACTGGCACCTGCGGCCGAACTGTTGCAGCCGGGTGACAGCGACGCCCGCAGCCGGCTCCTGGGGCGCTACCTGCAACGCTTGAAGACCCTGCCCGGGCCCACCCTCCAGGCCCTGGCCGACAGTTGCCCCAACGAGCACGGCCCCCACAGCCTGGACTGGGCCCAGGTGCAGCGCCTGGAGCGTTCGGCACTGGTGCGCTTTGGGCCCCACGGCGCCAGCCATGCCATTCTCACCGGCCTTGACGAGGCCGCGCTGAAAGCGGATCTGCAACGCTCCCATCAGGCGTTGCAGAACCATTGCCAGGCGCCGCTGGGGGTCTATTGCTACCCCAATGGCGACCACAATGCCCAGGTGCGCGCCGCCGTCGCCGGGCTGGGTTATCGCTACGCCCTGGGCACCCGCCCCGGGCTGATCGAGGCCAGTGGCAACCCGCTCCTGGCCTTGCCACGCATCGACGTCAGCCACGCCAGCGCCGCCCGCCCCGGCTTGCTGGCCTGGCGCCTGCTGCAGGGAGCCCGGGCATGA